A region from the Janthinobacterium agaricidamnosum genome encodes:
- the purB gene encoding adenylosuccinate lyase has product MTSTTPYSTLSALSPLDGRYASKTDLLRPILSEAGFMHHRVKVEISWLQALSQAGFAEIKPFSAEASALLDKMAADFSEADAARIKAIEAVTNHDVKAVEYWLKEQVADVPELVAASEFIHFACTSEDINNTSHGMMLKAARDGVMLPALNGLVAKLTQIAHDNADVPMLSRTHGQTASPTTLGKEFANVVARLQRAVKRIAQVEILGKMNGAVGNYNAHLSAYPGFDWPAFSQAVIEQRLGLVFNPYTIQIEPHDYMAELFDAFARANTILLDLNRDIWTYVSLGYFKQKLKAGEIGSSTMPHKVNPIDFENSEGNLGLANAVLKHLSEKLPVSRMQRDLTDSTVLRNIGVGLGYTLLAYDSCLRGLNKLEVNHARLAQDLDATWEVLAEPVQTVMRRYGIENPYEQLKELTRGKGISKEALQTFVNGLAIPQDAKDVLLTMTPGNYIGIAAQLAKAI; this is encoded by the coding sequence ATGACTTCTACTACTCCGTATTCCACGCTGTCGGCCCTGTCTCCGCTCGATGGCCGCTACGCCAGCAAGACCGATCTGCTGCGCCCGATCCTGTCCGAAGCCGGTTTCATGCACCACCGCGTGAAAGTGGAAATCTCCTGGCTGCAAGCGCTGTCGCAAGCCGGTTTCGCCGAAATCAAGCCGTTCTCGGCCGAAGCGAGCGCCCTGCTCGACAAGATGGCGGCCGACTTCTCGGAAGCCGACGCTGCTCGCATCAAGGCCATCGAAGCGGTCACCAACCATGACGTCAAGGCCGTCGAGTACTGGCTGAAGGAACAAGTGGCGGACGTGCCGGAACTGGTGGCGGCGTCGGAATTCATCCATTTCGCCTGCACCTCGGAAGACATCAACAACACCTCGCACGGCATGATGCTCAAGGCCGCGCGCGACGGCGTGATGCTGCCGGCATTGAACGGCCTGGTAGCCAAGCTGACGCAGATCGCGCACGATAACGCCGATGTGCCGATGCTGTCGCGCACGCACGGCCAGACGGCCAGCCCGACCACCCTGGGCAAGGAATTCGCCAACGTCGTGGCCCGCCTGCAGCGCGCCGTGAAACGCATCGCGCAAGTGGAAATCCTCGGCAAGATGAATGGCGCCGTCGGCAACTACAACGCCCACCTGTCGGCCTATCCCGGCTTCGACTGGCCCGCATTCTCGCAGGCCGTCATCGAACAGCGCCTGGGCCTGGTCTTCAACCCATACACGATCCAGATCGAACCGCACGACTACATGGCCGAACTGTTCGACGCCTTCGCGCGCGCCAACACGATCCTGCTGGACCTGAACCGCGACATCTGGACGTACGTCTCGCTGGGCTACTTCAAGCAAAAGCTGAAAGCGGGCGAAATCGGTTCGTCGACGATGCCGCACAAGGTCAATCCGATCGACTTCGAAAACTCGGAAGGCAACCTGGGCCTGGCCAACGCCGTGCTCAAGCACCTGTCGGAAAAACTGCCCGTCTCGCGCATGCAGCGCGATTTGACGGATTCGACCGTGCTGCGCAACATTGGCGTGGGCCTGGGCTACACCTTGCTGGCGTATGACAGCTGCCTGCGCGGCCTGAACAAGCTGGAAGTGAACCACGCGCGCCTGGCGCAAGACCTGGACGCGACCTGGGAAGTGCTGGCCGAACCCGTACAAACCGTGATGCGCCGCTATGGCATCGAAAACCCGTACGAGCAGCTGAAAGAGCTGACGCGCGGCAAGGGCATCTCGAAAGAAGCGCTGCAAACCTTCGTCAATGGCCTGGCCATTCCGCAGGATGCCAAGGACGTGCTGCTGACCATGACGCCGGGCAACTACATCGGTATCGCGGCGCAATTGGCCAAAGCCATCTAA
- a CDS encoding cytochrome b: MQRYTTTAIILHWLTALLIISAFVMGLIMTDIPGLTPTKLKYFSWHKWLGVTVLAIAAIRLLWRKANVPPPHPASMVAWQKKAADAMHVLLYILIFAVPISGYLYTLAAGVPVVYLGLFQLPVIMAPNPELKPLLKEIHYVLNMTMAAAVAAHVLAALKHQFIDRDGVLKRMLP; the protein is encoded by the coding sequence ATGCAACGCTACACCACCACCGCCATCATCCTGCACTGGCTGACCGCCCTGCTGATCATCAGCGCCTTCGTCATGGGCCTGATCATGACGGATATTCCCGGCCTGACGCCCACCAAGCTCAAATATTTCTCCTGGCACAAATGGCTGGGCGTGACCGTGCTGGCCATCGCCGCCATCCGCCTGCTGTGGCGCAAGGCCAACGTGCCGCCGCCGCACCCGGCCAGCATGGTTGCCTGGCAAAAGAAGGCGGCCGACGCCATGCATGTGCTGCTGTACATCCTGATCTTCGCCGTGCCCATCTCCGGCTACCTGTACACCCTGGCCGCCGGCGTGCCGGTGGTCTACCTGGGCCTGTTCCAGCTGCCCGTCATCATGGCGCCAAACCCGGAACTTAAGCCGCTTTTAAAAGAGATTCATTATGTTCTGAACATGACAATGGCAGCCGCCGTGGCCGCCCATGTGCTGGCGGCGCTGAAGCACCAGTTCATCGACCGTGATGGCGTCCTCAAGCGCATGCTGCCCTGA
- a CDS encoding YceI family protein: MKTTQRIVLASLLGLSVAATAATLLKVDPAKTSVSAVFKQMNVPVEAKFKKFNIAIDYNPATPDASKASVEIETASIDIGDPEYNKEVAKKEWFNSAQFPKATFVSSSIKAAGAGKLTVTGKLSIKGKTTDVTFPLAVKADGGKYAFDGALPIKRLTYNIGEGEWKDTSMVADEVTIKFHVAAQ; encoded by the coding sequence ATGAAAACCACCCAACGCATCGTCCTCGCTTCCCTGCTGGGCCTGTCCGTGGCCGCCACCGCCGCCACCCTGCTGAAAGTCGACCCCGCCAAGACCAGCGTGTCGGCCGTGTTCAAGCAAATGAACGTGCCCGTGGAAGCGAAGTTCAAGAAATTCAATATCGCCATCGATTACAACCCGGCCACGCCGGATGCCTCGAAAGCGTCGGTGGAAATCGAGACCGCCAGCATCGATATCGGCGACCCCGAGTACAACAAGGAAGTGGCGAAGAAAGAATGGTTCAACTCGGCCCAGTTCCCGAAAGCCACCTTTGTCTCGAGCAGCATCAAGGCCGCCGGCGCGGGCAAGCTGACGGTCACCGGCAAGCTGAGCATCAAAGGCAAGACCACCGACGTGACCTTCCCCCTGGCGGTAAAAGCCGACGGCGGCAAATACGCGTTTGACGGCGCCCTGCCGATCAAGCGCCTGACCTACAACATCGGCGAAGGCGAGTGGAAAGACACGAGCATGGTTGCCGACGAGGTCACCATCAAATTCCACGTCGCTGCTCAGTAA
- a CDS encoding YceI family protein, with protein sequence MKLSHLMIAVLAAAGAGSAMAATDTYNLDPTHTFPSFEADHMGMSVWRGKFNKTKGTVALDRAAKTGSLDLVIDADSIDFGLDAMNTHAKKADMFNVEKFPQITYKSKSLKFNGEQLVEVDGELTLLGVTKPVKLNVSKFKCIMHPRYKREVCGADATAEFKRSDFGLNYGMPAFSPEVKLAIQVEAIKAD encoded by the coding sequence ATGAAACTTTCGCACTTGATGATCGCCGTGCTGGCAGCTGCCGGCGCGGGTTCGGCCATGGCCGCTACCGACACCTACAACCTCGACCCGACGCACACCTTCCCCAGCTTTGAAGCCGATCACATGGGCATGTCGGTGTGGCGCGGCAAGTTCAACAAGACCAAGGGGACGGTCGCCCTGGACCGCGCCGCCAAGACGGGCAGCCTGGACCTGGTCATCGATGCCGATTCGATCGATTTCGGCCTCGACGCCATGAACACGCACGCGAAAAAAGCGGACATGTTCAACGTCGAGAAATTCCCGCAAATCACCTACAAGAGCAAATCGCTCAAGTTCAACGGCGAGCAGCTGGTGGAAGTCGATGGCGAACTGACCTTGCTGGGCGTGACCAAGCCCGTCAAGCTGAATGTGAGCAAGTTCAAGTGCATCATGCACCCGCGCTACAAGCGCGAAGTGTGCGGCGCCGACGCCACGGCGGAATTCAAGCGCAGCGACTTTGGCTTGAACTACGGCATGCCGGCGTTCTCGCCGGAAGTCAAGCTGGCCATCCAGGTCGAAGCGATCAAGGCCGATTAA
- a CDS encoding GlsB/YeaQ/YmgE family stress response membrane protein, producing MNFIIWIVIGGVIGWLASMVMKTNAQQGIFLNIVVGIVGAFLGGWLLAPLFGTGTINSDNFSLASLLVSFLGAVILLGIVNLLRRGKIR from the coding sequence ATGAATTTCATTATCTGGATCGTTATTGGCGGCGTCATCGGCTGGCTGGCCAGCATGGTCATGAAAACCAATGCACAACAGGGCATCTTCCTCAATATCGTCGTCGGCATCGTCGGCGCCTTCCTGGGCGGCTGGCTGCTGGCGCCCCTGTTCGGCACGGGCACCATCAATAGCGACAATTTCAGTCTGGCTTCGCTGCTGGTCTCATTCCTCGGCGCCGTCATCCTGCTGGGCATCGTCAATCTTTTACGCCGCGGCAAAATACGCTAA
- a CDS encoding S46 family peptidase, whose amino-acid sequence MKKSLIALAILSNFAHADEGMWMPQQLPQVAKELKAAGLKLDPTTLTKLTEFPMGAIVSLGGCSASFVSPQGLVATNHHCVYNSVAVNSTKERDLLANGFLAKTFAEELPAAPGSRIFVTSAVTNVSDKIISADVAKLQGKARIDAIEKNQKKLVAECEKEAGFRCTVSSYYGGLEFYLIKQLEIRDVRLVHAPPAGVGKFGGDTDNWMWPRHTGDYGFYRAYVSKDGKAADFSKDNVPYQPKHVLKLAKDGLKEGDFVMALGYPGRTNRHRLPSEVAFTFDWNYPAFVKASGETLAIIARETKDNKDVALKYAGQVAGVNNYYKNRQGMLDSYAGSDFLARKTTEHEALKTWVNANPARKAEFAGDIEQVEKLIAERDADTKRDFFLSYAQPRLLSTARSLYRLSNEGTKADTERKSGYQTRDLPRLSSSITSVERTYDEKVDKALVLNSLTKYAAQPAAQRRASFDAAIGIKDGMSQADLAAALDKLYAGSKLADKEERAAWLKRTPAEFQASKDSFIQAAVAMYPDSLKNEAEDEELAGKIQQAYANYMKAKIAFMKSKGQAVYPDANSTLRVTFGRVAGRDHGADGTTWTAFTTVNGVAAKATGEGEFNAPAKQLAAIKAKDFGKFVDPKLKTVPVDYLATLDITGGNSGSAALNAKGEFIGLAFDGTLDSIISDWDYNKANTRSIQVDLRYMLWNMKHIDHADNLLKEMGAE is encoded by the coding sequence ATGAAAAAATCTCTCATCGCGCTCGCCATCCTGAGCAACTTCGCACACGCCGACGAAGGCATGTGGATGCCCCAACAGCTGCCACAAGTAGCCAAGGAGCTGAAAGCCGCCGGACTGAAACTCGATCCGACCACCCTGACCAAACTGACCGAATTCCCGATGGGCGCCATCGTCAGCCTGGGCGGCTGCTCGGCGTCGTTCGTCTCGCCGCAAGGCCTGGTTGCCACCAACCACCATTGCGTCTACAACAGCGTGGCGGTCAATTCGACCAAGGAGCGCGATTTGCTGGCCAACGGTTTCCTGGCCAAGACGTTCGCTGAAGAATTGCCGGCCGCCCCGGGCAGCCGCATCTTCGTCACCTCGGCCGTGACCAATGTCAGCGACAAGATCATCAGCGCCGACGTGGCCAAGCTGCAAGGCAAGGCGCGCATCGACGCGATCGAGAAAAACCAGAAGAAACTGGTTGCAGAATGCGAAAAAGAAGCGGGTTTCCGCTGCACCGTGTCGAGCTACTACGGCGGCCTCGAGTTCTACCTGATCAAGCAACTGGAAATCCGCGACGTGCGCCTGGTGCACGCGCCACCAGCGGGCGTGGGTAAATTCGGCGGCGACACCGACAACTGGATGTGGCCGCGCCACACGGGCGACTACGGTTTCTACCGCGCCTACGTCAGCAAAGACGGCAAAGCTGCCGACTTCAGCAAGGACAACGTGCCGTACCAGCCAAAACACGTACTGAAACTGGCCAAGGATGGCTTGAAAGAAGGCGATTTCGTCATGGCGCTGGGCTACCCGGGCCGCACCAACCGTCACCGCCTGCCATCGGAAGTGGCGTTCACGTTTGACTGGAACTACCCGGCCTTCGTGAAAGCGTCGGGCGAAACCCTGGCCATCATCGCGCGCGAAACCAAGGATAACAAGGACGTTGCCCTGAAATACGCGGGTCAGGTTGCCGGCGTGAACAATTACTACAAGAACCGCCAAGGCATGCTGGACTCGTACGCGGGCAGCGACTTCCTGGCGCGCAAGACGACGGAACACGAAGCCCTGAAAACCTGGGTCAACGCCAATCCTGCCCGCAAGGCGGAATTTGCCGGCGACATCGAGCAAGTGGAAAAGCTGATCGCCGAGCGCGATGCCGACACCAAGCGCGATTTCTTCCTCAGCTATGCGCAGCCACGCCTGCTGAGCACGGCACGCAGCCTGTACCGTTTGTCGAACGAAGGCACCAAGGCCGATACGGAACGCAAGTCCGGCTACCAGACGCGCGATTTGCCACGTCTCTCGTCGAGCATCACGTCGGTCGAGCGCACCTACGATGAAAAAGTCGACAAGGCGCTGGTATTGAACAGCCTGACCAAGTACGCAGCGCAACCAGCCGCACAACGCCGTGCCAGCTTCGACGCCGCCATCGGCATCAAGGATGGCATGTCGCAAGCCGACCTGGCCGCCGCCCTGGACAAACTGTATGCGGGCAGCAAGCTGGCCGACAAGGAAGAACGCGCGGCATGGTTGAAACGCACGCCAGCCGAATTCCAGGCCAGCAAGGACAGCTTCATCCAGGCCGCCGTCGCCATGTACCCGGATTCGCTGAAAAACGAAGCGGAAGACGAAGAACTGGCCGGCAAGATCCAGCAAGCCTACGCCAACTACATGAAAGCAAAAATCGCCTTCATGAAGAGCAAGGGCCAAGCCGTCTATCCTGACGCCAACAGCACCCTGCGCGTGACGTTCGGCCGTGTTGCCGGCCGTGACCATGGCGCCGACGGCACCACCTGGACCGCCTTCACCACCGTCAATGGCGTCGCCGCCAAAGCCACGGGCGAAGGCGAGTTCAATGCGCCGGCGAAACAACTGGCCGCGATCAAAGCCAAGGACTTCGGCAAATTCGTCGATCCGAAGCTGAAAACCGTGCCGGTCGACTACCTGGCCACCCTGGACATCACCGGCGGCAACTCCGGTTCGGCTGCCCTGAACGCAAAAGGCGAATTCATCGGCCTGGCATTCGACGGCACCTTGGACTCGATCATTTCCGACTGGGACTACAACAAGGCCAACACCCGTTCGATCCAGGTCGACCTGCGCTACATGCTGTGGAACATGAAACACATCGACCACGCAGACAACCTGCTGAAAGAAATGGGCGCCGAGTAA